Proteins from a genomic interval of Salinarchaeum sp. Harcht-Bsk1:
- a CDS encoding DUF5828 family protein → MEERVSGFRVTGDWPAIVEHGERVTRALRDLDVNGDSPYAADFEEWEEWRPKAHERIEEDVPEKTAEQASVGEGEGEKAGSTPGEDVKTAGDKLSESYEKLEDDGDAAGAREAWGESIDYVARAADSAGRKALRVVEDTVYQRVMTQLAPYYFDNALISANLQQSGRDDDTFVFEVNVNDDELKSEVGDRLRDYEDEVDRWHVDTEKETAHVEAAEGVETPTENENGRSKHTTN, encoded by the coding sequence ATGGAAGAGCGCGTCTCCGGCTTCCGCGTGACCGGCGACTGGCCAGCGATCGTCGAGCACGGCGAGCGCGTCACCCGAGCACTCCGCGACCTCGACGTCAACGGCGACAGCCCCTACGCCGCCGATTTCGAGGAGTGGGAGGAGTGGCGCCCGAAGGCCCACGAGCGCATCGAAGAGGACGTTCCAGAGAAGACCGCCGAACAGGCGAGCGTCGGCGAGGGTGAGGGCGAGAAGGCCGGCTCGACGCCCGGTGAGGACGTCAAGACCGCCGGCGACAAGCTCTCGGAGTCCTACGAGAAACTGGAGGACGACGGCGACGCCGCGGGCGCCCGCGAGGCCTGGGGCGAGTCTATCGACTACGTCGCCCGTGCGGCCGACTCCGCGGGCCGCAAGGCGCTTCGCGTCGTCGAGGACACCGTCTACCAGCGCGTCATGACACAGCTCGCGCCGTACTACTTCGACAACGCGCTGATCTCCGCCAACCTCCAGCAGTCCGGGCGCGACGACGACACCTTCGTGTTCGAGGTCAACGTCAACGACGACGAACTCAAATCCGAGGTCGGTGATCGGCTCCGGGACTACGAGGACGAGGTCGATCGCTGGCACGTCGATACCGAGAAAGAGACCGCGCACGTCGAGGCCGCCGAGGGCGTCGAGACCCCGACCGAGAACGAGAACGGCCGCTCGAAACACACCACGAACTGA
- a CDS encoding DUF4397 domain-containing protein translates to MASTIPYTRLIVVLLSVALVGSVVALGGVAAVDQHTDDNGTDGDMADGEADENATDGDMADDEADENATDDEAAAAADPQQTTYLRVVHASPDAPAVDVLIENDTVLSNVSFGDVSDYLPGPAGTYNVTIAAAEDPDTVVFDDEVTLEARTVTTIAASGEISENGTAPFAPVAFNDNAWTPEDDMSALRVVHLSPDAPAVDITAGNGSVVIADDVEFGNASDYVTVPAGDYTAEIRPATEGNNGTVVTTVDVSLEGETAYSAWALGYLNPDEAPADTPFQVVATEDATMSVELPGDGEMDEDDEMEDENETDADADDEMEDDESDAADDADADDDGENETATDDGAGAADDAANDDECEDDS, encoded by the coding sequence GTGGCATCAACGATACCATACACACGGCTGATCGTCGTACTGCTCTCGGTTGCACTGGTCGGCAGCGTCGTCGCCCTCGGCGGCGTCGCGGCCGTCGACCAGCACACCGACGACAACGGCACCGACGGCGACATGGCCGACGGCGAGGCTGACGAGAACGCCACCGACGGCGATATGGCCGACGACGAGGCTGACGAGAACGCCACCGACGACGAGGCAGCGGCTGCTGCCGATCCACAGCAGACGACCTACCTCAGAGTCGTACACGCGTCGCCCGACGCGCCGGCGGTGGACGTGCTGATCGAGAACGACACGGTCCTCTCGAACGTCTCGTTCGGCGACGTCAGTGACTACCTCCCCGGCCCGGCCGGCACGTACAACGTGACGATCGCGGCCGCCGAGGACCCCGACACCGTCGTGTTCGACGACGAGGTGACTCTCGAGGCACGCACGGTGACGACGATCGCTGCCAGCGGTGAGATCAGCGAGAACGGGACGGCACCCTTCGCACCGGTCGCGTTCAACGACAACGCGTGGACGCCTGAAGACGACATGAGCGCCCTCCGCGTCGTGCACCTCTCGCCCGACGCACCTGCCGTCGACATCACGGCCGGTAACGGGAGCGTCGTGATCGCCGACGACGTCGAGTTCGGCAACGCCTCGGACTACGTGACCGTGCCCGCCGGTGACTACACGGCCGAGATCCGTCCCGCGACGGAGGGCAACAACGGGACGGTCGTCACGACCGTCGACGTTTCCCTCGAGGGCGAAACTGCCTACTCGGCCTGGGCACTCGGGTACCTGAACCCCGACGAGGCGCCCGCCGACACGCCGTTCCAGGTCGTCGCGACGGAGGACGCCACGATGAGCGTGGAACTCCCGGGCGACGGCGAGATGGACGAAGATGACGAGATGGAGGACGAGAACGAGACGGACGCCGACGCTGACGACGAGATGGAAGACGACGAATCCGACGCCGCGGACGACGCCGATGCTGACGACGATGGGGAGAACGAGACGGCTACCGACGACGGTGCCGGGGCAGCGGACGACGCAGCGAACGACGACGAGTGCGAGGACGACTCGTAA
- a CDS encoding cupin domain-containing protein, with product MGYAVVDPEDLPVAGDEAREASRRSISGEVGLRNLGAHVYEAGPGETIPLAYHFHEEQEELFVVQSGTLTVETPEETLTVEAGEVLAVEPNSPQRAFNAPNATEPVQVLAIGAPNVDDAQPYEP from the coding sequence ATGGGATACGCAGTGGTCGATCCGGAGGACCTCCCCGTCGCTGGCGACGAGGCGCGGGAGGCGAGCAGGCGATCGATCAGCGGCGAGGTCGGACTCCGCAACCTCGGCGCGCACGTCTACGAGGCTGGTCCCGGGGAGACGATTCCGCTGGCCTACCACTTCCACGAGGAGCAGGAGGAGCTGTTCGTCGTCCAGTCCGGGACGTTGACGGTCGAGACCCCCGAGGAGACGCTGACCGTCGAGGCGGGCGAGGTGCTCGCCGTCGAGCCGAACAGTCCACAGCGCGCGTTCAACGCCCCGAACGCCACGGAGCCGGTCCAGGTGCTGGCGATCGGCGCGCCGAACGTCGACGACGCACAGCCATACGAGCCATGA